In Geitlerinema sp. PCC 9228, the DNA window AAAAAATATCTACAGTATAAAGATAAGGTACTATAATGTAACTAGAAAGGTGACCCCATACAAAAAGTCAAGGAAAAAACGCCTTGACTGGAACTGCGATGGTTGCCAGGTATAGTTGTGGGTAGGAGGCAATTGCGATCGTCACATTTCTCTGCATACAGGAGACTGTCTTGCTAAGTACGTACTAGCAAGCGATTTTCCCAATCGGGACGCAAGAAACGTATAACTAAAATAACCGCACTGTGGTTTGGCATGGGACGATCCTAACAAACAAAGATTGCTTTTGTACGCAGGCAATTTCCTACGTGCATAGAATTTTCCAATCAAAACTAGTCACCCTTCAACAAGCAATTTGCAGCTTTTTAAACGTTCTCAACCAACGATAGCTAGATTTTTCCTGGGAGGAATGGGCTCCAGATGGTATTAGAATTCGCATTTAAGATCGCTGATATCTTATTTTATACCCAATCCGATGTACATAAAACCACAAAAATTTTGTAGGGTCCATTCGTAGCGAATCGACCCTACACCAGGAATTTTCCATAGATAAAATAGCGAGTCTGTTGGAGGTGGATTTGGTATTACTTGTAGAATTGTCGGCCGCAACCAGATTCTTGCTGGCATTGACCAACTTGTCACCAATTGACACTCTCACGAATAGAATTCAATGGGATTCTCGCTTCATCGGGTGTGCCTAGATAGATTAGCTAGGAACTAGTCCATCCCCGGTAACAGGGACCCTCGACGAGCATTTTTCCGCCCCACCCCATTGTGGACGTACTTTAGTGCAAGTGTAGCACATCGTTGACGTCAGCTCAAGCCGCACGGGTAAAAATCTAGCTATGTCCAGTTACCATAGCCATCGTTATGAGAATTTTGATTGTAGAAGACGATCGCGACTTAGCCGATGCGATCGCCGAAACCCTCAAAAGGCAGAACTACGCAACCGATATAGTTGCCGACGGAGAAACGGCTTGGCACTACATTGAAACCTACGAATACGATTTGTTGCTGCTAGATGTGGTACTCCCCCAAACCAATGGCATTTCCCTATGCCGGCAGCTGCGATCGCGCCAGTATACCATGCCCATTTTTTTGCTTACAGCCTTAGACACCAAACGGGATAAGATTTTGGGGTTGGATGCTGGTGCAGACGATTACCTGGTCAAACCCATCGATCTCGAAGAACTGGTGGCTCGAATGCGGGCGTTGTTGCGACGCGGCAGCTTGCAAAGCTTTCCCGTTTTAGGTTGGGAGAAGCTGCGCCTCGATCCCAGTACCTACACCGTCACCTACGACGGCAAACCACTGCGGCTAACCCCAAAAGAATACAGTTTGTTGGAACTGTTTCTACGCCACCAAAGCCGAGTTTTCAGCCCATACACCATTTTGGAGCACCTGTGGTCTATAGAAGACCCCCCCAGCGAAGCCACCGTCAGAGCCCATATTAAAAGACTGCGTCGGGCTTTGCAAGCAGCAGGGGGTCCCAAAGACGCCATCGAAACCGTATACGGATTGGGCTATCGGCTGAAAAAAATGCCTGCAACCGCACCAGAAACTCCACCGTCAGAACAGACCAGCCATGCAATCAGCCCCCATTCCCAACCTACCCTGCAAACCATTACGCAAGTGTGGCAGCGGGTCCGTCAAAAGGTGTTTCAGCGCATCGATCGAATTGCGGAAAGCCTCAATATGTTGGCAACGGGCGATCGCCATAGTTGTACATCCGAACCAGCCAATGGCGAGTGTTGGAAACAAGCCTACAATGAAGTTCACAAGCTGGCAGGATGCCTGGGAACCTTTGGGTTTCCGGAAGCTTCTAAAACAGCCCAACAGTTGGAACAACAACTGCAACAACCTGCGTCGCTCTCTACCGAAGACATCCAGCAAATCCAGCTACTGCTAGAGCAACTGCAAGGGCAATTGCAAGCACAAACCGCTGAAAGCAAAGGAATGCCTGCAGGCAACGAAGACCCGCCAGAAGAGGAAAACAACGATAATTTTTTGTTGTTGGTCAGCCGCGATCGCCATTTGCTGCAAACCATACCTGGGGAGGCACAAGCGTGGGGATATACCCTGCAAACCGCCACTTCCCTCAAAGCAACCCAGCAAGTCTTCACAGAAAGTACGGGCATCCCGCAAGTGTTGCTGCTAGACCTGGAAGTATGCGATCGCGTCCAAGATAGCCTTGATTGGCTGGCGTCGTTTCACCACAATGCTTCCCAAATTCCAGTGGTTGCCATTCACAGCAGCGATAATTTCCGCGATCGCTTGCAAGTTGCCCGTTTGGGGGGTCGTGCTTTTTTACAAAAACCCCTCTCGCCGTTTCAAGCCATGGAAGCGGTTTGGGAAATCCAACAAAACAAGGACGCCACCGGCACCATTTTAATCGTAGACGACAACAGGGAACAGTTGGTGTTGTTGGAGCAACTCCTCCATCCGTGGGGATTTCGTACGCGCACTTTACAGGATTCCACGCATTTTTGGCCGACCTTGCAGCAAATCCAGCCGGATTTGTTGATTTTGGATGTGGAAATGCCGAAATACAGCGGCATCGAACTGTGCCAGGTGTTGCGCAACGATCCCCAGTGGCGGGAATTGCCGGTTTTGTTCCTCACGGTACACAAGGACACACAAACCGTTACCAATATTTTTGCCGCTGGTGGGGATGATTACATTGGTAAGCCTTTGATCGGACCGGAATTAGTGACGCGGGTGTTTAACCGTTTGGAACGCCGCCGGCTGCTGCGGAATTTAGCCGATTGCGATCCCCTTACCGGTCTGGCTAATCGGCGCAAATCCAGCCAGCAGTTCAAACAGTACATTCGTTTATCCCAACGCCAGGGGCTACCTTTGTGTTTTGCGATTTTTGATTTGGACCGATTCAAACAGGTAAACGATACCTACGGTCACGCCACGGGGGATTTGGTGTTGCATCGTTTGGGGCGATTTTTGCAAAAAGCTTTTCGCGAAGAAGATATTGTTGCTCGTTGGGGTGGGGAGGAGTTTGTTATCGGTATGTACGGAATCTACAAACAGGATGCCATTGCCCGTCTGGGAGAAATCCGCAAGCAATGGCACCAGGAAAAGATCTATACCTCGCAAGAAGAAGTGTTATCAATCACCCTCAGCGGTGGTGTTTCGGAGTATCCTGAAGACGGAAGCGATCTACACACACTGTACAAAACTGCAGATGCCGCGCTGTATCAAGCCAAGCAAGCGGGTCGCGATCGCGTGTTCGGCTACCAAGGGGAAAATACTTAAAAATTGGGCGCTATTGCTAGGAAGTTTTGGGAGAAACTAGAACCGTAAGTTGGCACCGGCCAAGGTAGCGATCGCATGTCGCATTTTTTTTGTTATTCTAGGTATAATGACTGCTTTTTTCTCAAAAAATCTATAGAAAACCGAACCCTTTACTATTTTTTTTTGTAAAAAATTATTGAGATTTGTTTTCCTGGGCCATGTCGTGCAAACAGCTGGGATTTTGACGCAGTTGGTGAAAATTTCGCGGGGAAATAGGTCATGAAGATCCTCATCATTGATGATGACGAAGATATTCGGGAAGTCGCCCAGTTAACTCTGGAACTGCAAGAAGGATGGACGGTTTTGACAGCTGGTTCTGGAGAAACAGGAATTACCATAGCCAAACAGGAACAACCCGATGCGATTTTACTAGACGTAATGATGCCTCAAA includes these proteins:
- a CDS encoding response regulator, whose product is MRILIVEDDRDLADAIAETLKRQNYATDIVADGETAWHYIETYEYDLLLLDVVLPQTNGISLCRQLRSRQYTMPIFLLTALDTKRDKILGLDAGADDYLVKPIDLEELVARMRALLRRGSLQSFPVLGWEKLRLDPSTYTVTYDGKPLRLTPKEYSLLELFLRHQSRVFSPYTILEHLWSIEDPPSEATVRAHIKRLRRALQAAGGPKDAIETVYGLGYRLKKMPATAPETPPSEQTSHAISPHSQPTLQTITQVWQRVRQKVFQRIDRIAESLNMLATGDRHSCTSEPANGECWKQAYNEVHKLAGCLGTFGFPEASKTAQQLEQQLQQPASLSTEDIQQIQLLLEQLQGQLQAQTAESKGMPAGNEDPPEEENNDNFLLLVSRDRHLLQTIPGEAQAWGYTLQTATSLKATQQVFTESTGIPQVLLLDLEVCDRVQDSLDWLASFHHNASQIPVVAIHSSDNFRDRLQVARLGGRAFLQKPLSPFQAMEAVWEIQQNKDATGTILIVDDNREQLVLLEQLLHPWGFRTRTLQDSTHFWPTLQQIQPDLLILDVEMPKYSGIELCQVLRNDPQWRELPVLFLTVHKDTQTVTNIFAAGGDDYIGKPLIGPELVTRVFNRLERRRLLRNLADCDPLTGLANRRKSSQQFKQYIRLSQRQGLPLCFAIFDLDRFKQVNDTYGHATGDLVLHRLGRFLQKAFREEDIVARWGGEEFVIGMYGIYKQDAIARLGEIRKQWHQEKIYTSQEEVLSITLSGGVSEYPEDGSDLHTLYKTADAALYQAKQAGRDRVFGYQGENT